From a region of the Acinetobacter larvae genome:
- a CDS encoding LysR family transcriptional regulator, whose product MTMDWNHLRSFLVLARAKTLTNAARIIGVEHSTVARRILALEEAFGTQLFKREPSGYELTLDGLALVPRVEKMEQAYLQIENNHHPLQGRVRIGTPEGFGTAFLARLLAQCSQQYPQLSIDLIPIPKMIKLSHREADIVISIDRPKSGPYIITRLSDYSLKIYGSRDYLTQSAPIDSLSDLTQHRFVNYIDDLVYSSGLYCLERLDLPVNAHFRSSSILAQQIAVSAGAGLAILPKFLAHDKPELQAVLADQVSFKHTFWMLTFVDLQHDARIKRVWDFLRQQAEQQQSILLDDSLTATSC is encoded by the coding sequence ATGACCATGGATTGGAACCATTTACGCTCATTTTTAGTGCTAGCACGGGCGAAAACCTTGACCAATGCGGCACGGATCATCGGGGTTGAGCACAGTACAGTCGCAAGACGTATCTTGGCATTAGAAGAAGCATTCGGCACGCAACTGTTCAAACGAGAACCCAGCGGGTATGAATTGACGCTTGATGGTCTCGCCTTGGTGCCACGCGTAGAGAAAATGGAACAAGCGTACTTACAGATTGAAAATAATCATCATCCTTTACAAGGTCGTGTGCGTATTGGCACACCTGAAGGTTTTGGTACCGCTTTTCTGGCACGGTTATTGGCGCAATGTAGTCAACAATATCCGCAGTTATCGATTGACCTGATCCCTATTCCCAAGATGATCAAGCTCTCACATCGGGAGGCAGATATTGTTATCTCGATAGATCGCCCCAAATCTGGACCTTATATTATTACGCGACTTTCTGACTATAGTTTAAAGATTTATGGCAGTCGTGATTACCTTACACAAAGCGCTCCGATCGATAGTTTGTCTGACCTCACCCAACATCGTTTTGTCAATTATATCGATGACTTAGTTTATAGCTCAGGGCTATACTGTTTGGAACGCTTAGATTTACCCGTCAATGCACATTTTAGGAGCAGCAGTATTTTGGCACAACAAATTGCGGTCAGCGCAGGTGCTGGACTGGCGATTTTACCGAAATTTTTAGCCCACGATAAACCCGAATTACAAGCTGTACTGGCAGATCAGGTCAGTTTTAAGCACACTTTTTGGATGCTAACTTTTGTTGATTTACAACACGATGCACGCATTAAACGGGTTTGGGACTTTTTACGACAACAGGCTGAACAACAACAAAGCATATTATTGGATGACAGCCTCACAGCAACATCATGCTAA